The genomic segment TTCTGGGTGAATGTAGCTTATAATCATATACCTAGTAAAGCAGTGCTTTTCATGATATGTTTGTTTCAAGACATTACTTAATATAGTTACTTTTTAAACCTATATTTTCTTAAACATCCATTtcacaattcatttatttatttttacattcacttataaaaacacattttctaacaACGGGTTATTTTGTGCTTTAATAGTAATGATCCATGGCAAAATACTGAAGTGATTTAAATGCTTTACTAACGACTACATCCATCACAGATTCTTGCACACTTATACAGCTACTGCAATAATCCAAAGAGCTACAACTCTTCTTAAAAATGACACTCACTCAAGTTTGGTAAGCATGCtaaataattagaaatgttttttttttccaagttagaACTTTCTAGCTTTCTTTAAAATCTGCAAAGATAACCTGCttatttaaatcacttttaactggaaatttataaaaacagaggAAAGCATCATTTTCGAATTTTCTTTATAACATCTATAGTAAAAAAATGGATGTCCTCTTTCAAACTGTGATGGCACTAAActactattttaaaaactctagattttaaaatgttaagaaatacaATGTCCATTCCACCTAGAGGGGCATTTTAATAGTTAAACTATTTTTCAGGTCAATACTTTCTTCAGTGTGGGTGACACTGCCTTATACTCATCACAGTACTTTAGTAAATGATCCACTTAAAATGTGATCCAAGACAAACCGCGACTTACTCTAAATTCTCTTCTGTAACAAGGGTCCAATGTGTATCATCCTCTAGACTGATAATACAGTAAACAGATACAAACCTAAagcaataaaatttatataattaatggCAGTGAATGCCAAATACAACTCATTCTCACAATTTGGAATTAATTTTCATgcgaaattttatagttttgatccttacttataataatttatttctttaagtaatcaAGACAAAtagtagaaaaagcattttatttatatggaaaaagcTACATTAATATCTGTAAAAGGTGTCAATATAATATTGcctatacagaaaaaaaactcaaatgtGAATAGCAACAAATAAAAGTTACACATCTTCCTACTTAGCAGTGCAATTAATTCACATTGCAATAAAGTTAAGTCAAGtataacaaaatcaaaacaagtgTTTCTCCATAATCAGGATACTGAGAATTACAGTGTAAAGATCCTTTCAGGTTTAAGAAATCTGCAATCAATCTACCGAATACCCTAAGACAAGGGAGACAGTTAATTCACTTAATTACCAGCTGTTGGGTTTTTTCAATACTGTTCACAGGAAAAAGGTAATGAGTTGACATACAtgtaaatagaatatatttagtctatacagtaaaaaaatacaaattataaagtgagctaacaaagaatgaaatctgaatACAGATTTATAAAAATGGTGACATCTTAGACAACACACACAGTATTTCTCATGTAAAAACATCTAGTTTCAGCAAAAAATAATTTGGTTGCTTTTCAGATGCATTGCAGATCTTGTAAGCTGAAGATGCAGATGTCCAAGTATCTTAAAAACcataataaatgtctttctcaaTGCATACAAAATGACAAATGCTCTCATCACAGTCTTAAGGGTATTTTTGGAAGTTTGTTTTGTCTTGCTTcagaaatacatgtaaaatggGTAAAAATCAAAGGATTTCATGGTACAATGAAACAGTAAACAGTGCTCAATTTACTGCTAATGTtgaaaaaaacctaaattttaCAGTACTCtggtatatatgaaatatttttttattttacattgcaTATTTCTGAGTCCATTCTCTTGCATGTCTGTTGTATCTGTAGGCATACAAAAGAGATATAGTAAAAACATACAAATTTAATCTTTTAGAAGACCTATTTATATAAAACTGTATACTCTACCTTTTTATACTTAACTGCAATAATCATTCATATGCCAATTATTGGGTCAATGTGACTTAGGctcatatattaaataaaacagaaaacaagtgatGTTTTAACTGATGGATTTCTCTATAACCAATATAAAAACATGCCTAAATTACAAACAACAAAATAGGAAATCAATTTCTAACAGAAATCTATAAAAGTGCCCTGAATGGGCATTATCTGTAAACTACAAATAAATCAATGGTACCAGCAAGATGAAGCAGCTTGAAAATTAGGTCAGTttggagggggttagggataacTTCTCTTCCTGGGAGAAGATAAGGAATACAATATTCAAGGCTTCCAATTATcaaattcttttactttaaatttactACTTAGAACTATATATGTAGTTCTTTCCTATCAAAAAACAGATATATTATGCAAATGCAGAACATGTACTATTAAATAGTAAAGGACTAAACACTATGTGGGAAGGAATAATATCTTTTGCAACAAAGactaataaagtttaaaaagaaagatttcttccAGTGGAAAGATAAGCAAACTTAGTATAAGTATAATAAACACAATTAAATGtacttaaatattttgataatacATATGTTTTGGCAGACTACACAGAAATACACCCACACAGAAACTAATATAAGTAAACACTTActtttctttgtctgatttatagATTTGTGCAATATCTGGTACTAAGGGGTCATCTGGATTAGGATCACAAAGTAGAGAACATATGGACAATAAAACTAGATTGAAAAGAGAACATCACATCAGATAATGATCTTTCTGCTTTATAACAATTGCATATATGAAAATGATTTTACTGAATATAGACAATGAacttataaagaaaacaaaataaaatgagcatgTTAAATTACTTTTTAGACTAACTCTGCTTAGGAGCAAatacttctaatttttaaattaaaaattataaaattagcaTACAATGTGTAGAATACAAAATTACTATAATTTTTGAAGTTgtaaatttaatttgaatttctacttatttaaaaaatgtgcatttaTAAAGTAACTATTAACAACATTTAATCTGAAGATttctctataaaaataattttaggtaaCACATACATATACCAAATATGGTAcctaatcaaaatatttttagaacagcATCCTAactttagatatttcttttttttttttttttaagatttcatttattcatcagagagagagagtgcacaagcagggggagcggcaggctccctgccgagcaaggagcccaatgaggggaactcgatctcaggaccctgggatcataacctgagccgaagacagacgcctaactgactgagccacccaggcatccctagatatTTCTTAAAGATACTTTTGTACTTTAATGAGGGAactgtccattttttattttattttaatgcagaaAATCTATGTTCTAATCaattcaaaataaagcaaacaaattgCAGTTTAACAGTCCAAACCATTTTGGACTCCTGTTTATGCACATTTTTTTACTTTGGCTTTAGTGCTACAGTTTGCCTACAAAGAAGAAagatttgtcagatttttttcaaagaatctttTATTCCATGTCCATTATTTGTATCACactcacttaaaaataatgtgaacAGTTATCAATACATAACctgcatgttttaaaatataagtgaaaattGAAAAAGTAGTTCTTTCTTGCCACatcaaaatactaattcaaatagctacagttttaaaaacaatctaaGTATCAAAAAGTAAGGAACAAGGACTCTGGTTCCTGATTTGTCTGTTATGACAGACAAAAGCATGCCACCACTTCTGAGGAGGTACGAGGAATCTTTGGAAGAACATTTCATCTTCACTTTCCTCTACTATGTTCCTTTATCTTTTCCTACTCTTACAAATCCACAAGTGAATTTATAAAGCAGGGTTAATTTCTTAAATGACACAGAAAGGGGGTTGCTAAGGGCTAATgagaaaaattagtattttattcaTCTTCCCTATCTTCCATCTGCCTACTGAAATTGTAAACCTTTTATATTAAACCAATAGGGTAGATTATCTGGGCTCACATCTCCAGAGTTTCTAGACTAAACTCatgataaaaagcaaaataagacttttgaaatataaaaaagtgaaaaatgtacaaataagCAAAGTATAAGCTACCTTATAAAATAAGCAAGAGGGAAGTTCCTCATTTCCCACTCCTGCTTCCAAGAGCCATGTGCTCTGATTTCACTATCATGTACACAAATCAGATGTTTTAAGATAAAGAGAAAGGTAATAATGAGTTAACATTCGTTCGAGTGCCTTCTATGTGCCAGATGCATAGTGACCTTATGTGGTAATACTCTTATAATCCCCACTTCACatatgaggacactgaggctacATGACATTCTTCAAGGGCAGTTTCCGAAAGACAAGAatactaatatttataaaaagctaCCAATGTTAGAAAATTAGTGCTCAACATCTGGTAGTCtgccatttctttcattttgtggTACCATTCCAGGAAAGAGTATATTAATTTGAATAACGCTGTGACACAAAAACTTTCTTGCATCTAGGGCATAATAGTTACactatgtgatttttaaaaagacactagaATCGACATGAACGTTTTATACAAACATTTTAGGTCAGAAAAACTGCCATTCATAATAACTAGCTGACATGAAGGGCTACTACTTAtctaatatttgaaataattatcacTGTGGACCCTGCTTCTTATAAATctaatcacttttaaaaataagttaaacatTCAGgtagcatttattaaaaagatttttttttaatgagcatagATTCATTCATCCCCTGAATCATtcaagagaaataattttcttaaattttataaaaagggaaaaccaCCAAATTACTTCAGGGGCAGAAGCTTCTAACTCAAACAGTATTTTCCAATGGTCAGGTTCTCTTCTGCTAGAGAAACGCGACATGAATTAAGAGGGCTGGCACAGCAAATAGTATTGGCTAGTAACAAAAAGGCTTCAGAAGGTCTATGTCACATCTGATAATTTAGCAAGAAAAAGGTATGTATCTGTTAAAGCTGAGAATCCACATGGATTATGTTATCAGTCATAATAATGCTATTGGTTTTTCAAAGTTTAGACTAACATGCTAAATGTACTGCATAATTCCGAAGTGTGAAATGtgtctttcattttaaatcatttatcaGCCTAATCTGGCATTTCTTCTTAGATGAAGTAAGAGATGTAAAGCTTTACTCATTACATCAACAATCCCATTTAATAAATGTGACAACTGGtcctaaaatcttatttttactctgtttctcttttaaagCCCAAACTAAAGGGGTAAAATGTCAACAGGCTCATCCAAATTTCTAGCTCTAACGTATTTAAAGTTTGTCTCATTTTATCATTAAGATTTGCCCGTGAACTGCGCCAAGCTAACTGATAAAAGCAAAAGAGCAACAGAAGAGCTATGACAGCAAGCAAAATCAAAGCAGGAGAAAACACAGtagaatggttttttttttaaactttggtcCCTGGATACTTGTGCTGTATTCTTCTTGTCTCACTGTTACCAACAGTTATAAAGCTGATCAATGGAATTACCTTTTGATACAGTCAGAGCTGGGGACCATTGGGACCGCAGGATATCAAGACAAATACTTCCATTACTGTTTATGTTTGGATGGTAAATTTTTGTTGTGAAAGCaatctaaaaacaaaacgaaaatgTGACAACCCATGAACTatgaacaaaacagaaccaaTTTGCTCTGGAGTAAAATGTCCTCAATTTTATATGACCTTAGAAGAGAAATGCATTCAACAACaaactgagcacctactttgtgcacACATAGTTTTAGCTACTGGGAGTGTGAAAGCAAATAAAGTCAGTTTCCCCTTGCCCCTCAGTAGGAGCTGAGAAGtattttagaattaataaataaatctgtaattgCTGGTATGACTGGCTGAGTAGTACCCGAATTAACTATGGCTTTCATCATCcctcaaaataatccttttctTAATTT from the Halichoerus grypus chromosome 7, mHalGry1.hap1.1, whole genome shotgun sequence genome contains:
- the UBE2D1 gene encoding ubiquitin-conjugating enzyme E2 D1 isoform X2 produces the protein MALKRIQKELSDLQRDPPAHCSAGPVGDDLFHWQATIMGPPDSAYQGGVFFLTVHFPTDYPFKPPKIAFTTKIYHPNINSNGSICLDILRSQWSPALTVSKVLLSICSLLCDPNPDDPLVPDIAQIYKSDKEKYNRHAREWTQKYAM
- the UBE2D1 gene encoding ubiquitin-conjugating enzyme E2 D1 isoform X3, whose product is MGPPDSAYQGGVFFLTVHFPTDYPFKPPKIAFTTKIYHPNINSNGSICLDILRSQWSPALTVSKVLLSICSLLCDPNPDDPLVPDIAQIYKSDKEKYNRHAREWTQKYAM
- the UBE2D1 gene encoding ubiquitin-conjugating enzyme E2 D1 isoform X1, with amino-acid sequence MGGCAGIRGPEMPAGPAGTGQELSDLQRDPPAHCSAGPVGDDLFHWQATIMGPPDSAYQGGVFFLTVHFPTDYPFKPPKIAFTTKIYHPNINSNGSICLDILRSQWSPALTVSKVLLSICSLLCDPNPDDPLVPDIAQIYKSDKEKYNRHAREWTQKYAM